A genomic window from Corynebacterium fournieri includes:
- the panC gene encoding pantoate--beta-alanine ligase, giving the protein MTQLVHTPEELASTLPAGDVSLVPTMGALHDGHLALVRAAKALGNPVVVSIFVNPLQFAPGEDLDAYPRTLPEDVAKLEAEGVDAVFAPTAETMYPRGPRTTIHPGPLGSVLEGATRPTHFAGVLTVVAKLFALTRATDAFFGEKDYQQLALIRQMVDDLHLPVRIHGCPIVRDTDGLALSSRNRYLSAEERATALALPRALATGSLAEAGSLLRGTDGLELDYLVATAEDLTELPDGHSGPARLLVAAKVGTTRLLDNAAIEL; this is encoded by the coding sequence ATGACTCAACTCGTCCACACCCCGGAAGAGCTGGCGAGCACCCTGCCCGCCGGCGACGTCTCTCTCGTGCCCACCATGGGTGCCTTACACGACGGTCACCTCGCCCTCGTGCGCGCAGCCAAAGCGCTGGGCAACCCCGTGGTGGTCAGCATCTTTGTCAACCCGCTGCAGTTCGCGCCGGGCGAGGATTTGGATGCGTATCCGCGGACGTTGCCGGAGGACGTGGCCAAGCTTGAGGCGGAAGGCGTCGACGCTGTCTTCGCACCAACGGCCGAGACGATGTACCCGCGCGGACCGCGCACCACGATCCACCCGGGCCCGTTGGGGTCGGTGCTGGAGGGCGCGACCCGGCCGACGCACTTTGCAGGCGTGCTCACGGTGGTGGCGAAGCTGTTCGCGCTGACTCGCGCCACCGACGCGTTTTTCGGTGAGAAGGACTACCAACAGCTTGCGCTGATCCGGCAGATGGTGGATGACCTGCACCTGCCTGTGCGCATCCACGGTTGTCCGATTGTGCGTGACACCGACGGGCTGGCGCTGTCCTCGCGCAACCGTTACCTCTCCGCCGAGGAGCGCGCCACCGCGCTGGCTCTCCCGCGGGCGCTGGCAACCGGATCGCTCGCGGAGGCAGGTTCGCTGCTGCGAGGCACCGACGGCCTCGAACTCGACTATCTCGTCGCCACCGCCGAGGACCTTACCGAGCTTCCCGACGGGCACTCGGGCCCCGCCCGGCTGCTTGTGGCGGCGAAGGTGGGCACAACCCGGCTGCTGGATAACGCCGCGATCGAGCTCTAG